Genomic window (Streptococcus suis S735):
TAGCAATCCTTGTAAATAAAAACTTAGAATGTTTTGTAACATCTTTTTCCTCGATTACTTTAAAAGGTTTGACGCTTGGCTTTACGTTCTGCACGACCCTTTGCACGCGCTTCAACTCGCTTGGTCTTGCGACGTTTTTCATCAACAGCCCATTGAATTTTCTTCTTGTAGCCTGGTTTGACTTTTTTCTTTTTCTTCTTGACCAAGCCAATCATTTCCAAATCTAGTTTTTCACGAGATTTTTCACGGTTAGCACGGCGGTCACGGTCGTAGGTATCGACAAATTCGCCATTTTTCATTTCTTTTGGCAAGAATTTGATATTGAGTTTTTCTAGCTCTCGAATATCTGCATCATCGCTTGGCTGATAAAGGGTAATGGCAATGCCTGATAAACCATTACGACCTGTGCGCCCCACACGGTGAACAAAGAAGGAAAGATCCTGTGGAATGGCATCATTGATGACATGACTGACGCCCTCAATATCAATCCCACGTGCTGCTAAATCCGTTGCAACAATGTACTGATAGTCCAAGTTCTTCACCTGGTTCATCATCCGCTTGCGCTCACGTGGAGGAATATCCCCATGAATCTTTGCGACACGAAGACCGTTCGCAGTCAAATAGCTATGCAATTCATCTGCACGTGTCTTTGTATTGACAAAAATCATGGCCAAGTAAGGTTGCATGAGCTTGGTTACTTCCAAGATTTGAGCATTACGGTCACGCCCCTTGGTTGAAATCAGCCAGTTTTCAATGGTATCCGAAATGACCGTATGGGTCTTGATTTGTTCCATGACTGGATTGGACAAGTATTTTTTCAAAAACGGTTGGAGTTTCTGCGGAATGGTCGCTGAAAAGACCATAAATTGCAAGTCTTTTGGCAGGCTGCCAGCAATCTTATCAACTGTTTCCAAAAAGCCCATGTCCAAGGTCATATCTGCCTCATCAACCACAAAGGTTTTGGCTTTATGGATAGCAAGGTCACCTGATTTGACCAAATCATAGATACGCCCTGGTGTCCCAACAACAATGTGAGGCTGACTAGCTTGAAGCTTGTCAATTTGACGGTTCTTATCCGTACCGCCAACATAATTGGTCACACGAACTTCTGTGTCCGAATGACTAGCCAACTGGCGTGCCGCTTGATAAATCTGAGTAGCCAGTTCACGAGATGGGGCTGTAATAACAGCCTGAACTTGGTCCAATTCCTCATTTAATTTTTGAAAAATCGGGATCAAGAAGGTATGGGTCTTACCTGAACCTGTTTTTGATTCCCCTATCAAGTCTCGCCCTGACAAAACAACAGGAATCAATTTCTCCTGAACTTCTGTCGGCTGGACAAAGTTAATTTCTTTCAAAGCCTCCTGAATATAAGGCTTGAGTTTCATATCTGTAAATTTCATAGTTTCCTCTTTAGTTGTATTCCCTCTATTATAGCACGATTTAGGTGGACAAGCAAAAAGGACGGATACCCGTCCTAATCAACTCTCACTTGCTTCAGTAAATTCTGCCTCAATAATTCCAAGTTCCTTCTCTTCTTCCAAACTTGCTTTAAAGGCCTCAGTGAGTTCTAATTCGCCATCAAAATCACCATTTATTTTTTTCACAAATGTGTCTGCCAACATCCCTCCCATGGGCTGGAAGGTAAAATAGGTCAAACCTCCTGAAATCAGACCACCCAAAATAGGAACTGCATTGGCAATGGTCTTTTCAACAGTCTTTTTGGTAATTTTCACACCAATCACTGCGGCTACCTTTTTCACCAAGGGATACCAAGTTGTCTTGGTCAAAGCCTGCATAGCTACTTTTTTACCGATATTAGCTCCGACTGTCTTGGATACTTTATTGAGAAGAACTGCTGAACCACCTGCTCCAAACATGACACCAATGTAGGCAATAATGCGGATTTGAACCTCTTCTGAAATTTCCTTCCCTTCACCAACAAATAATTCATCTTCACCAAAAAGATAAGCGATTTGTTGCGACAAATTCAAGGCAAAACCAAAATACTGAGCTATATCAGCAGTACCTGCCGCCACCGCTGTAAATGGATTCCCCGGTAAACCAGCTGCGAAAGAAATCAAAGATGTTTTCGTAGTCATATCATTAATGATTTTTTCAGCTTCCTTACGCAAAGCTTTTGTAGTGAAGACCGCCGTTGGTCCATCCGCAATAATTTTATCTAGATAGGGACTATCTTTAAAACGAGTCTTCAAAAATTCTTCCCGATTGACTTTAACCATAGGAAGTTGACTAGCAGCTGTCATGGTTTGAATAACCACTCCATATAACTGTTCTTGATTGAATTGTTCCATTTTTATCCTCCACCAATTCTCTCTCTATTTTACCCCCCCCCCCGACCATATTTGTCAAGGTAAAAAAACAGCATTTCTGCTGTTTCTGACATTTTATAGATAAAGAATAGCTAGGGTAATCAAGCTCATGATGAGACCGACTGACCAGAGGAAAAAGTCAACTTTCCACTCGCTCCATTTTTCAGCTTTTCCGGTCAAACCTCCAAGCTCCAAATGGTGATGAAAAGGAGTCATACGGAAGATACGACGACCTTCTCCAAAGCGTTTTTTGGTGTATTTAAAATATGAAACCTGCAACATAACAGAGGACGTTTCAATGACATAGACCAGGCCGATAAGGAGGAGAGTCCATTCCTGACGGAGGGCAATTGAAATAGTTGCCAACATACCGCCGAGAGCCAAGCTTCCCACATCCCCCATGAAAATCTTCGCTGGTTTACGGTTATAAACAAAGAAACCGAGCAAGCCACCAATCATGGTCACACAAACTAGAAGAATATCAAATTTTTGCTCATTGAAGGCGATGACAGAGTAAGCTAGAAGGCTGATAACAACTGAGATAGAAGCCAATCCATCAATGCCATCTGTCAAATTAACTGCATTTGAAAAACCGACCAGCCAGAACAGAACAAATGGGAAATAGAGAACTCCCAAATGTACCATGTGACCAAATACATTCAATTCTCCGCCACCTGCTCCTCTTACGTGGACAAAGTAGAAGACAATACCTCCTAAAATTTGTAGAGCAAGCTTTTGTTTAGGATTAAGACCTTCATTTATTTTACGGAAAATTTTTAAAAAGTCATCCAAAAATCCTACTACACCATAAAGGGCAAGGATGAAGAGGATGGCAAGGACACCACCCGTCAACAGTTGAAAGGCCGTTGCAAACAACAAGCTGACAAGAATCGCAACAACGAGAAAAACTGTTCCCCCCATTG
Coding sequences:
- the mraY gene encoding phospho-N-acetylmuramoyl-pentapeptide-transferase, with product MQFALMSGLVAFLATVLLIPRFITFYQAKRIEGQQMHEDVKQHQFKAGTPTMGGTVFLVVAILVSLLFATAFQLLTGGVLAILFILALYGVVGFLDDFLKIFRKINEGLNPKQKLALQILGGIVFYFVHVRGAGGGELNVFGHMVHLGVLYFPFVLFWLVGFSNAVNLTDGIDGLASISVVISLLAYSVIAFNEQKFDILLVCVTMIGGLLGFFVYNRKPAKIFMGDVGSLALGGMLATISIALRQEWTLLLIGLVYVIETSSVMLQVSYFKYTKKRFGEGRRIFRMTPFHHHLELGGLTGKAEKWSEWKVDFFLWSVGLIMSLITLAILYL
- a CDS encoding DEAD/DEAH box helicase, whose amino-acid sequence is MKFTDMKLKPYIQEALKEINFVQPTEVQEKLIPVVLSGRDLIGESKTGSGKTHTFLIPIFQKLNEELDQVQAVITAPSRELATQIYQAARQLASHSDTEVRVTNYVGGTDKNRQIDKLQASQPHIVVGTPGRIYDLVKSGDLAIHKAKTFVVDEADMTLDMGFLETVDKIAGSLPKDLQFMVFSATIPQKLQPFLKKYLSNPVMEQIKTHTVISDTIENWLISTKGRDRNAQILEVTKLMQPYLAMIFVNTKTRADELHSYLTANGLRVAKIHGDIPPRERKRMMNQVKNLDYQYIVATDLAARGIDIEGVSHVINDAIPQDLSFFVHRVGRTGRNGLSGIAITLYQPSDDADIRELEKLNIKFLPKEMKNGEFVDTYDRDRRANREKSREKLDLEMIGLVKKKKKKVKPGYKKKIQWAVDEKRRKTKRVEARAKGRAERKAKRQTF